A genomic stretch from Pararhizobium sp. IMCC21322 includes:
- a CDS encoding amidohydrolase family protein: protein MSFDFLLTGGILPDGSTADIAISGEKIAAIAPKIDGTANETIDISGNLVSAPFVDPHFHMDATLSYGIPRINKSGTLLEGIGLWGELKPQLTHEAVKQRALDYCDWAVTQGLLAIRTHVDVCDDRLLAVEALLEVQKEVSDYIDLQLVAFPQDGVFRSPNAMQNTLRALDLGVDVVGGIPHFERTMEDGRRSVTELCEIAEKRGLPVDMHCDETDDPQSRHIEQLIYETQRLGLQGRVAGSHLTSMHSMDNYYVSKLLPLMAEAEVSAIPNPLINITIQGRHDTYPKRRGMTRVPEMLAHGIRVGWGQDCVLDPWYPLGNADMLDVAFMGLHVAQMTSPADMARCYDMVTNQNAAIMNLQDYGLETGKKASLVVLDASNPVEAIRLRPERLLVMAKGKVIARRERQDTQVTLPGRPSHVNRRHKTP, encoded by the coding sequence ATGAGTTTTGACTTTTTACTGACCGGCGGCATTCTTCCGGATGGATCAACTGCTGATATCGCGATTTCCGGCGAAAAAATCGCCGCGATAGCCCCGAAGATTGATGGTACTGCGAACGAGACCATCGACATCTCTGGCAATCTGGTCAGCGCGCCTTTTGTCGATCCGCATTTCCACATGGACGCCACCTTGTCCTATGGCATTCCGCGCATCAACAAATCCGGCACATTGCTGGAAGGCATCGGCCTTTGGGGCGAGTTGAAGCCGCAACTGACCCATGAGGCGGTCAAACAACGCGCGCTTGATTATTGCGACTGGGCGGTCACGCAAGGGCTGCTGGCCATCCGCACCCATGTCGATGTGTGCGATGACAGGCTGCTGGCAGTTGAAGCCCTGCTGGAAGTTCAAAAAGAAGTTTCCGACTATATCGATCTGCAACTGGTTGCCTTCCCGCAGGACGGTGTTTTTCGCAGCCCCAACGCCATGCAGAACACGCTGCGTGCGCTGGATTTGGGCGTTGATGTGGTCGGCGGCATTCCCCATTTTGAACGCACCATGGAGGATGGCCGCCGCTCGGTGACAGAGCTGTGCGAAATCGCCGAAAAGCGCGGCCTGCCGGTGGATATGCATTGCGATGAAACCGACGATCCCCAGTCACGCCACATCGAACAACTGATCTATGAAACCCAGCGGCTCGGTCTTCAGGGACGCGTTGCCGGGTCGCACCTGACCTCCATGCATTCCATGGACAATTACTATGTTTCAAAACTGCTGCCGCTGATGGCGGAAGCAGAAGTCTCTGCCATTCCCAACCCGCTGATCAACATCACCATTCAGGGCCGCCACGACACTTACCCCAAGAGAAGGGGCATGACCCGCGTGCCGGAAATGCTGGCCCATGGCATCCGCGTTGGCTGGGGTCAGGATTGCGTGCTCGACCCCTGGTATCCGCTCGGCAATGCCGACATGCTGGACGTCGCCTTTATGGGCCTGCATGTCGCCCAGATGACCAGCCCCGCAGATATGGCCCGTTGCTACGACATGGTCACCAACCAGAACGCCGCCATCATGAATCTGCAAGATTACGGCCTGGAAACCGGTAAAAAAGCCAGCCTTGTGGTGCTGGATGCCAGCAACCCCGTCGAGGCCATCCGCC